The Nesterenkonia xinjiangensis genome contains a region encoding:
- a CDS encoding CPBP family intramembrane glutamic endopeptidase: protein MSTPPQEPEGQGQPGWDQPAQPVPQPHQYDHPYGQPQAPHLYGHPPAGHVPPNSPQRPGPYASHPQWPGPYAQGPYAQMPAPVPQPRVQPLPDPKDRYSRGVWRQPDSRPGRFLWWDLLPVVPYLVLVVGVSLVSLMLFSPAEEISLTPEEARLEFLISGLTFGALTVLILAVAGKALWRSLVVFTHHALAWLKLFLIPGLWVAIVGVNVLLMALVMALTGAEQDVSANQAGIEAMLQAAPFWAALLVLGLLAPLVEEYIFRHLLIGKLSRHLNIWFCAVISVVPFAFLHVSSELFAGDLQAVLMTVVPYLTMSIVFTLAYIFSGRSLLFVWLLHAFNNCMAVTLQYWLAPLLEDLEGIEPYGVILAAARALAGPLGLL from the coding sequence ATGAGCACACCTCCGCAGGAGCCTGAGGGCCAGGGACAGCCGGGCTGGGACCAGCCAGCACAGCCCGTCCCCCAGCCGCACCAGTACGACCACCCGTATGGTCAGCCACAGGCGCCGCATCTCTACGGTCATCCTCCCGCCGGTCATGTTCCTCCGAACTCGCCGCAGCGACCGGGGCCCTACGCATCCCATCCTCAGTGGCCGGGCCCGTACGCGCAGGGCCCGTACGCGCAGATGCCGGCTCCCGTGCCGCAGCCTCGGGTCCAGCCCCTCCCGGACCCCAAGGACCGCTATTCGCGGGGAGTCTGGCGCCAGCCCGACTCGCGGCCCGGACGCTTCCTCTGGTGGGACCTGCTCCCGGTGGTGCCCTATCTCGTCCTCGTCGTGGGTGTGAGCCTGGTCTCTCTCATGCTCTTCTCCCCAGCCGAGGAGATCAGCCTCACCCCGGAGGAGGCGCGGCTGGAGTTCCTCATCAGCGGGTTGACGTTCGGGGCCCTCACCGTGCTGATCCTTGCCGTCGCGGGCAAGGCGCTGTGGCGTTCGCTGGTGGTCTTCACGCATCATGCCCTCGCGTGGCTGAAGCTCTTCCTCATCCCCGGGCTCTGGGTGGCCATCGTCGGAGTCAACGTCCTGCTGATGGCTCTGGTCATGGCGCTGACCGGAGCTGAGCAGGATGTCAGCGCGAATCAGGCCGGCATCGAGGCGATGCTTCAGGCTGCCCCGTTCTGGGCCGCCCTGCTTGTGCTGGGTCTGCTGGCGCCCCTGGTGGAGGAGTACATCTTTCGGCACCTGCTGATCGGCAAGCTCTCACGGCACCTGAACATCTGGTTCTGCGCCGTGATCTCGGTGGTGCCCTTCGCCTTCCTGCATGTCTCCAGCGAGCTGTTCGCCGGAGACCTGCAGGCCGTGCTGATGACTGTCGTGCCGTATCTGACCATGTCGATCGTCTTCACCCTGGCCTACATCTTCTCCGGCCGATCTCTGCTGTTCGTGTGGCTCCTGCACGCGTTCAACAACTGCATGGCCGTGACCTTGCAGTACTGGCTGGCACCTCTCTTGGAGGACCTCGAGGGGATCGAACCCTACGGAGTCATCCTGGCCGCAGCCCGAGCCCTGGCCGGCCCGCTGGGGCTGCTGTGA
- a CDS encoding acyl-CoA thioesterase, which yields MARRSTIELTFREVKGTSKETTVAGGVIVDWIDKTAYACAASWTRTACVTSYVGNMHFTKPVPRDTPVSVQARVVHTGRTSVHIQTRVLIQHAEEGWLVCTECYMIYVAVGEDGEAVPVPPFEPSSELERRRSVDATQRMVFRRQVEETISSMPEDMGTSEELTLRFLAETEEKYPDGKIRGGAVMKWIDLAAEICAERYSGCDVAAVLTGGVRFYRPITTGDLVEVDARLVLTGSKSMHVLVRVRAGARWEKHPEVVAYGLPVMVAPDGAGAARHITSWQPITDEDHAIAEKARRLRDLRNATLLSPSPLISAG from the coding sequence ATGGCGCGGCGCAGCACGATCGAACTGACATTCCGAGAGGTCAAGGGGACCTCCAAGGAGACCACGGTGGCCGGCGGCGTCATCGTGGACTGGATCGACAAGACCGCCTACGCCTGCGCGGCCTCCTGGACCCGCACGGCCTGCGTGACCTCCTACGTCGGAAACATGCATTTCACCAAGCCAGTGCCGCGTGACACTCCGGTCAGCGTGCAGGCCCGGGTGGTGCACACCGGGCGCACCTCTGTGCACATCCAGACCCGGGTGCTCATCCAGCACGCCGAGGAGGGCTGGCTGGTGTGCACTGAGTGCTACATGATCTATGTGGCCGTCGGCGAGGACGGTGAGGCCGTGCCCGTGCCTCCCTTCGAGCCCAGCTCCGAGCTGGAGCGCCGACGCTCCGTGGACGCCACTCAGCGGATGGTCTTCCGGCGGCAGGTGGAGGAGACCATCAGCTCCATGCCGGAGGACATGGGCACCTCGGAGGAGCTGACCCTGCGCTTCCTGGCCGAGACGGAGGAGAAGTACCCGGACGGGAAGATCCGCGGCGGCGCAGTGATGAAGTGGATCGACCTGGCGGCCGAGATCTGCGCCGAGCGGTACAGCGGCTGCGACGTCGCCGCCGTCCTCACCGGAGGTGTGCGGTTCTACCGCCCGATCACCACCGGAGACCTGGTGGAGGTCGATGCGCGGCTGGTGCTCACCGGCTCGAAGTCCATGCACGTGCTGGTGCGGGTCCGTGCCGGGGCACGCTGGGAGAAGCACCCTGAGGTGGTCGCCTATGGGTTGCCGGTGATGGTCGCCCCCGATGGGGCCGGCGCGGCCCGTCACATCACCTCCTGGCAGCCGATCACCGATGAGGACCACGCGATCGCTGAGAAGGCGCGTCGGCTGCGGGATCTGCGCAATGCGACGCTGCTCTCGCCGAGTCCGCTGATCAGCGCCGGCTGA
- a CDS encoding MATE family efflux transporter has translation MSAPTTDPRPLPRQILALAVPALGALVAEPLFLLADTAIIGRLGVDELAGAALGITVMHTVTGLMIFLAYSTTPTVARYVGAGRMAKALAAGRDGLWLSLILGAVLAAAGVAFGERLLGAMGSDGAMHSHAWDYLLWSMPGVPAILLVFAATGVLRGMQDTTTPLIVAGAGFGANIVLNLVLVHPVGLGVTGAAVGTSIAQWGMAAVYLVIILPRLRAQGVPLGVDPIGLRRSFSIGSWMMLRTVSLRAAIVATVLVATDLGADTLAAHQVTFVVFSTLAFVLDALAIAAQALIGKELGAERLDVARRLTRLMILWGLGFGVITGALIAVLAPFGAGLFTPDPQVASMITAALFVVALAQPISGYVFVLDGVLMGAGDVRYLAIAGLVNLALYLPALWWIASRGLTGVEAVVWLWIGYAVVFIGARALTLGLRTASDRWMIGGESR, from the coding sequence ATGAGCGCACCCACCACCGATCCACGTCCGCTGCCGCGGCAGATCCTCGCCCTGGCGGTCCCCGCCCTGGGGGCGCTGGTGGCCGAGCCGCTGTTCCTGCTGGCCGACACGGCCATCATCGGCCGACTCGGCGTGGACGAGCTCGCCGGGGCCGCGCTGGGCATCACCGTGATGCACACCGTCACCGGGCTGATGATCTTCCTGGCCTACTCCACCACCCCGACCGTCGCCCGCTACGTGGGGGCCGGGCGCATGGCCAAGGCGCTGGCCGCCGGACGTGACGGGCTCTGGCTCTCGCTGATCCTCGGTGCGGTGCTGGCCGCCGCCGGCGTCGCCTTCGGAGAGCGGCTGCTGGGCGCCATGGGCAGCGACGGCGCGATGCACTCCCACGCCTGGGACTACCTGCTGTGGTCCATGCCGGGGGTCCCGGCGATCCTGCTGGTCTTCGCCGCCACTGGGGTGCTGCGCGGCATGCAGGACACCACGACTCCGCTGATCGTCGCCGGCGCCGGCTTCGGAGCCAACATCGTCCTGAACCTGGTGCTGGTGCATCCGGTGGGGCTCGGGGTCACCGGCGCGGCAGTGGGCACCTCCATCGCCCAGTGGGGCATGGCCGCCGTCTACCTGGTCATCATCCTCCCGCGGCTGCGTGCCCAGGGCGTGCCCCTGGGCGTGGACCCGATCGGCCTGCGGCGGTCCTTCTCCATCGGCTCCTGGATGATGCTGCGCACCGTGAGTCTGCGTGCCGCCATCGTCGCCACGGTGCTGGTAGCCACCGATCTCGGCGCGGACACCCTGGCCGCCCATCAGGTGACCTTCGTCGTGTTCTCCACGCTGGCCTTCGTGCTCGACGCCCTGGCGATCGCCGCTCAGGCGCTCATCGGCAAGGAGCTGGGTGCCGAGAGGCTCGACGTCGCCCGCAGACTGACCCGCCTCATGATCCTCTGGGGCCTGGGCTTCGGAGTGATCACCGGGGCGCTCATCGCCGTGCTTGCGCCCTTCGGGGCCGGCCTGTTCACCCCGGATCCACAGGTGGCCTCGATGATCACCGCCGCGCTGTTCGTGGTGGCCCTGGCGCAGCCGATCTCCGGCTATGTGTTCGTGCTCGACGGGGTGCTCATGGGCGCCGGGGATGTGAGATACCTCGCGATCGCCGGACTCGTGAACCTGGCCCTGTACCTCCCCGCCCTGTGGTGGATCGCCTCCCGCGGCCTGACTGGTGTGGAGGCCGTGGTGTGGCTGTGGATCGGCTACGCGGTGGTGTTCATCGGCGCCCGCGCACTGACCCTGGGTCTGCGGACGGCCAGCGACCGATGGATGATCGGCGGGGAGTCTCGCTGA
- a CDS encoding DUF308 domain-containing protein, with protein sequence MPVKRIPAPTAEALIRPVWLRAVITVVFAVVTIFWQDETLTLLKVSVAAYFVLGATAVWDYAKDEEVVPAVVRGPLALGAAVWVLSGLATVFVGTTTAAAVIAGVGFVAMGVAELVSGIRGRREFVPSRDQVLLGAVGTLTGVSLLVGMQLDVHGILGIAGMGVIIMAVLLMISGAGLVHEARRERD encoded by the coding sequence GTGCCAGTGAAGAGAATCCCCGCCCCCACCGCCGAAGCGCTGATCCGGCCCGTCTGGCTCCGCGCGGTCATCACGGTCGTCTTCGCCGTCGTCACGATCTTCTGGCAGGACGAGACCCTGACCCTGCTGAAGGTCTCCGTGGCCGCCTACTTCGTGCTCGGCGCCACCGCCGTCTGGGACTACGCCAAGGATGAGGAGGTCGTCCCCGCTGTGGTGCGTGGACCCCTGGCCCTGGGTGCGGCGGTCTGGGTGCTCTCCGGTCTCGCCACGGTGTTCGTGGGGACGACGACGGCCGCCGCCGTCATCGCCGGAGTCGGTTTCGTCGCTATGGGCGTCGCCGAGCTGGTGTCCGGGATCCGGGGGCGGCGCGAGTTCGTGCCCTCCCGTGACCAGGTGCTGTTGGGTGCGGTCGGCACCCTCACCGGTGTCAGTCTGCTGGTGGGCATGCAGCTGGACGTGCATGGCATCCTGGGCATCGCCGGGATGGGAGTGATCATCATGGCCGTGCTGCTGATGATCAGCGGCGCCGGACTGGTCCATGAGGCCCGCAGGGAACGCGACTGA